The following are encoded together in the Arcobacter aquimarinus genome:
- a CDS encoding hybrid sensor histidine kinase/response regulator → MERFNILLVDDVPENIYSLKMMIEDSFDVNIFSALSAQEGIEILMKENIDLILTDVQMPEIDGFEFVDYLKNIERTKNIPVIFITGIYDKDEYKTKGYNLGAVEYITKPIHDVLLNSKLKVYIDIFEKRKSDEEEIAAKDRVLIHQSKMATMGEMIGVIAHQLKQPLNILSLYCNDVKNSYEFNEINDKFIDDFSKNTKKQIDFLSETIDDFRNFFNPNKQKRVFEIKKAINTSIKLLGNQFDVNKIILNIDVGDEKVYGIETELEQVILNIINNAIDAFNDRDIDYREINITVLSKSSYTILIIEDNAGGVKIDTLEKLFDPYYTTKATGTGTGLYMVKLVIKNSFQGDLKVNNSNKGLRYIIALPQKEL, encoded by the coding sequence ATGGAAAGATTTAATATTTTATTAGTAGATGATGTTCCTGAAAATATATATTCTTTAAAAATGATGATTGAAGATAGTTTCGATGTTAATATTTTTTCAGCATTAAGCGCCCAAGAGGGTATAGAAATATTGATGAAAGAAAATATTGATTTGATATTAACTGATGTTCAAATGCCCGAAATTGATGGATTTGAATTTGTTGATTATTTAAAAAATATTGAAAGAACAAAAAATATTCCAGTTATTTTTATAACAGGCATTTATGATAAAGATGAGTATAAAACTAAAGGTTATAATTTGGGAGCAGTTGAATATATAACTAAACCAATTCATGATGTTTTATTAAATTCAAAATTAAAAGTTTACATTGATATTTTTGAAAAGAGAAAATCAGATGAGGAAGAGATTGCTGCAAAAGATAGAGTTTTAATTCATCAGTCGAAAATGGCAACAATGGGAGAGATGATAGGGGTTATCGCACATCAATTAAAACAACCTTTAAATATATTATCTTTGTATTGTAATGATGTGAAAAATTCTTATGAATTTAATGAGATAAATGACAAATTTATTGATGATTTCTCTAAGAATACAAAAAAACAGATAGATTTTTTAAGTGAAACAATAGATGATTTTAGAAATTTTTTCAATCCAAATAAACAAAAAAGAGTTTTTGAAATAAAAAAAGCAATAAATACTTCTATTAAATTATTAGGAAATCAATTTGATGTAAATAAAATAATTTTAAATATTGATGTAGGTGATGAAAAAGTTTATGGTATTGAAACAGAGTTAGAACAAGTTATTTTGAACATTATAAATAATGCAATTGATGCTTTTAACGATAGAGATATAGATTATAGAGAAATAAATATCACTGTTTTATCAAAAAGTTCATATACGATTTTGATTATTGAGGATAATGCAGGAGGAGTTAAGATAGATACATTAGAAAAACTTTTTGATCCTTACTATACTACTAAAGCAACTGGAACTGGAACTGGATTATATATGGTAAAACTGGTAATTAAAAATAGTTTTCAAGGAGATTTAAAAGTAAATAATAGTAATAAAGGATTAAGATATATCATAGCTCTTCCTCAAAAAGAGCTATGA
- a CDS encoding sensor histidine kinase, with protein MFMEHLALTYKCHSSIGNSLDLKIMMKEVLSTFVEETNAINGFFYLLDEDDLLHKYLSYDNSFEYDKEFLKSKITDYKYVKTFDLENRKVLILPLNKGILFIVYENFEVNFEYITSMFQDLIVKLNISIDACLNVQRMKNKNKILKHLTNELKEQQQKLIESDKYKTDFLANMSHELKTPLNSIIVISSIMSKNKNQKLDEEQVKNMKIINNCGNDLLLLINDILDISKIEAGEIALNLSKIDINELIEDLVNEMKPLVIEKNLVLKTNNLSKNIILLTDSHRIKQILKNLLSNAIKFTQKGMIEVILEENANDITIKVVDQGIGISEEKLKYIFERFKQADSSTTRKYGGTGLGLAISKELALLLGADIKAFSVLNKGSTFELILPKKTNIKNISDDKVIISSKDEDYGVEDIVFFDSDIKEEDTFSQKNEKILIIDSDYGSFFPIAVYLKKNDFILNYCKFIEEAKEILSSEIYELVVIYDENLNEIDDFLDYCRNKNLKFIVVSSTENKEHFLKKELVQTELLEKILSYLGK; from the coding sequence ATGTTCATGGAACATTTGGCTTTGACATATAAATGTCATAGCTCAATTGGTAATAGTTTAGATTTAAAAATTATGATGAAAGAAGTTCTTTCTACTTTTGTAGAAGAGACAAATGCTATCAATGGTTTTTTTTATTTATTAGATGAAGATGATTTGTTACATAAATATTTATCTTATGATAACTCTTTTGAATATGATAAAGAGTTTTTGAAGAGTAAAATAACTGATTATAAGTATGTAAAAACATTTGATTTAGAAAATAGAAAAGTGTTGATATTACCTTTAAATAAAGGTATTTTATTTATTGTTTATGAAAATTTCGAAGTTAATTTTGAATATATAACTTCTATGTTTCAGGATTTAATAGTTAAATTAAACATTAGTATTGATGCATGTTTAAATGTTCAAAGAATGAAAAATAAAAATAAAATATTAAAACATCTAACTAACGAACTAAAAGAACAACAACAAAAATTGATTGAATCAGATAAGTATAAAACAGATTTTTTAGCAAATATGAGTCATGAACTTAAAACTCCTTTAAATTCAATAATCGTTATCTCTTCTATAATGAGCAAAAATAAAAATCAAAAACTTGATGAAGAACAAGTTAAAAATATGAAAATTATAAATAATTGTGGAAATGATTTACTTCTTTTAATCAATGATATTTTAGATATTTCAAAAATTGAAGCAGGAGAAATCGCTCTTAATTTATCTAAAATAGATATAAATGAGTTAATTGAAGATTTAGTTAATGAGATGAAACCTTTAGTTATTGAAAAAAATCTAGTTTTAAAAACGAATAATTTATCTAAAAATATTATTTTACTTACAGATTCTCATAGAATAAAGCAAATTCTGAAAAATTTATTAAGTAATGCAATAAAATTTACTCAAAAAGGGATGATTGAAGTAATTTTAGAAGAAAACGCAAATGATATAACAATAAAAGTAGTAGATCAAGGAATAGGAATTTCAGAAGAGAAATTAAAATATATTTTCGAAAGATTTAAACAAGCAGATAGTAGTACGACTAGAAAATATGGTGGTACAGGACTTGGTTTAGCTATTTCTAAAGAATTAGCACTTTTACTTGGAGCTGATATTAAGGCTTTTAGTGTTCTTAATAAAGGAAGTACTTTTGAGTTAATTTTACCTAAAAAAACAAATATTAAAAATATTTCAGATGATAAGGTTATTATCTCTTCAAAAGATGAAGATTATGGTGTTGAAGATATAGTATTTTTTGATTCAGATATAAAAGAGGAAGATACTTTTTCACAAAAAAATGAAAAGATTCTTATAATAGATAGTGATTATGGTTCTTTTTTCCCAATTGCTGTATATTTGAAAAAAAATGATTTTATTTTAAATTATTGCAAATTTATTGAAGAAGCTAAAGAAATTCTTTCTAGTGAGATTTATGAATTGGTAGTTATTTATGATGAAAACTTAAATGAAATAGATGATTTTTTAGATTATTGTAGAAATAAAAATCTTAAATTTATAGTTGTTTCTTCAACTGAAAATAAAGAACATTTTTTAAAAAAAGAGTTAGTTCAAACTGAATTACTAGAAAAAATTTTAAGCTATTTAGGAAAATAA